The genomic DNA AAGAACAAATGTTCTTTTTGCTGTTGCAGTCTTATCTTCTTTCCTTTTGCTATAATAATAACATTGATAAAAGAGAGAATGAGAGGTGGCAGTTTTGAAATTTATACATACAGCAGATTGGCATTTAGGGAAATTAGTCCATGGCGTATATATGACAGAAGACCAGCGTGAGGTGCTCCGCCAGTTTGTAGAGCTTGTGGAAGAGGAAAAACCTGATGCAGTTGTTATTGCGGGAGATCTTTATGACCGTTCTGTCCCTCCCACAAGCGCAGTAGAGCTTTTAGATGAAATATTGTTCAAAATAAATGTTGAATTGAAAACACCGATTGTGGCTGTTGCAGGGAATCATGACAGTGCAGAAAGGCTGTCTTTTGGAAGCTCCTGGTACCGGAAAAGCCAATTTTACTTGACAGGGAAACTAACGAATGATTTTAAGCCAATCCATATTAATGGTGTAAATTTCTACCTTGCTCCCTATTCTGAGCCTGGTATGGTGAGGCAGCTCCTCGAAGATGACACAATTCATTCCCACCACGATGCAATGAAGGCATTGATCGGCAAAATGGAAGAGACGCTGAATCCAAATGAACCAAATGTTTTTGTTGGACATGCTTTTGTATTAGGAGGAAAAACGTCTGATTCGGAACGAGCTTTGTCGGTCGGAGGTTCAGGATGTGTCGGAGCTGAATTGTTTGAACCTTTTTCATATACTGCTCTTGGCCACCTTCATAGTCCCGATGCGCTTAACCACGAAAAAATAAAATATTCCGGGTCACTTCTCAAATATTCATTTTCCGAAGCCAGCCAAAACAAGTCTATATCTATCATTGAAATGGAAGGAAACGGATCTTTTACAATCCGCTATAAATCACTCAAGCCTAAGAAGGATCTGAGAGAAATTGAAGGGTACCTGGAGGAGCTGCTTGATCCGGCATTTTATGAGAAACAATCTTGCAATGACTATCTGAAAGTCACTTTGCTTGATGAAGGTGCTCTCATCGATCCAATCAATAAGCTGCGCCAAATCTACCCAAATGTTCTCCATCTTGAAAGAAAATTAGATATAACTGACGCGAAAACTAAAAAATCGTTTATTTCAATGAGAGAAGAGAAAAAATCAGAACTTGATTTGTTTGCACAATTTTATCAGGAGATGACGACTTCAGAGTTTACGCCGGAC from Bacillus methanolicus MGA3 includes the following:
- a CDS encoding exonuclease SbcCD subunit D encodes the protein MKFIHTADWHLGKLVHGVYMTEDQREVLRQFVELVEEEKPDAVVIAGDLYDRSVPPTSAVELLDEILFKINVELKTPIVAVAGNHDSAERLSFGSSWYRKSQFYLTGKLTNDFKPIHINGVNFYLAPYSEPGMVRQLLEDDTIHSHHDAMKALIGKMEETLNPNEPNVFVGHAFVLGGKTSDSERALSVGGSGCVGAELFEPFSYTALGHLHSPDALNHEKIKYSGSLLKYSFSEASQNKSISIIEMEGNGSFTIRYKSLKPKKDLREIEGYLEELLDPAFYEKQSCNDYLKVTLLDEGALIDPINKLRQIYPNVLHLERKLDITDAKTKKSFISMREEKKSELDLFAQFYQEMTTSEFTPDKKEIMASVIEKVLKEEAVR